In Fibrobacter sp. UWR3, a single window of DNA contains:
- a CDS encoding SNF2-related protein, whose protein sequence is MDFGTRVNTWWSRKWLDTLLESADEQAVKQGLKFVERGQVTSIDIIDNRVISVVKGPNGGVHNNYIVFPKFKDEKADVFMNLLMQQPAEMLALKNGAMNPPLELLLAKSGLTLFDSIADVKMGCDCRDPVPCKYIVATFVKIAEQADSSPNLLFKLHGLDLEAYREHHTLEANLEAPQEQKIVRALGGKSKIFEQAVDNRLDFAEDSSDSLFANSQGSVTRTPRQILPQFDFDSWKDYSRILPAMLPNYPKFCPAGNFRKSFTDELEGCRKFFANYENFDQFLEHYRVNNSKTFIAENEALRIYHKNGWRWHFDHLNEGGNVIETGLSVPQVMGAVSWLGGRNLSWHHYTACYLFLLLKVAFHLVRTGAIYPQVFWTHKDVAQVRWLPAEMLPDILGIVADLEAAAPQKFAFTAREEEFVEMAEPAEQVLSLFISQLLRFAHTYKPALKTNHGNLLSFFFTCVSGRLAGNMLSVPAGIQKWFSVYSSLDFRTQLLFKCYESGEQVALEVFVIDTDKLTPLSTLFEENDARLLSILNILNGIADSFKPMGTYIENRAASPIMMQGAVLLQFLQDCLKKLEIFGIKTEIPKNLMNVGKPKPKIRLQGSMSFGAFTANDLLDFDWEVAIGDENVSAEEFLELAENADGLLKYKSQYVEVSAEDLQRIREQIEGRAKGDKGAKGPDAGAEGSADSENAGKDGAGSAAGDESTDGEDTDGEPVITQAKLVQACFTGECDGIPVDMAGEFKQQFDSWRSETEVALPEHLNATMRPYQVRGYSWMYKNLEIGFGCILADDMGLGKTLQVIAFLLKMHEEGKLAEKKALVVMPAGLLCNWQVEIKKFAPDLTFFAYHGGSRDLEKFHADVLLTTYATFRKDFVELNEREWQVIVIDEAQNIKNADSEQSRLLRRMRAPMKIAMSGTPVENRLMEFWTIMDFANRGFFPSAAEFREKFETPIQKMGNEKVAETFRKITAPFMLRRLKTDKSIISDLPDKIIQDEYAELTKPQAALYQKTLEHFMQELEMEQALSEKANDAHALFKRKGIILQMILALKQICNHPATFLKGLDERRKTKDERDNAENRHPDDHREERSRDTTPPPMSSGKMQMLLDLLTSIQEQGEKTLIFTQFAEMGFLLEKTITEELGLRTHFYHGGCTQTQRTSMIEDFQKNPECKVLILSLKAGGTGLNLTAASQVIHYDLWWNPAIEAQATDRAFRIGQTRNVQVHRFITKGTFEEKINALLETKKSIANMTVSAGETWLADMDDKQLGEVFGLDNTLV, encoded by the coding sequence ATGGATTTTGGAACACGCGTAAATACCTGGTGGAGCCGCAAGTGGCTCGACACGCTCCTGGAATCGGCCGACGAGCAGGCCGTGAAGCAGGGGCTAAAGTTCGTGGAACGCGGGCAGGTAACGAGCATCGACATCATCGACAACCGCGTGATTTCCGTAGTGAAAGGCCCGAACGGCGGCGTCCACAACAACTACATCGTATTCCCGAAGTTCAAGGACGAGAAGGCCGACGTTTTCATGAACCTGCTGATGCAGCAGCCCGCCGAGATGCTCGCGCTCAAGAACGGGGCAATGAACCCGCCGCTCGAACTTCTGCTCGCCAAGAGCGGGCTCACGCTTTTCGACAGCATCGCCGACGTGAAGATGGGCTGCGACTGCCGCGACCCCGTGCCCTGCAAGTACATCGTGGCGACCTTCGTGAAGATTGCCGAGCAGGCCGATTCGAGCCCCAACCTGCTGTTCAAGCTGCACGGGCTCGACCTGGAAGCCTACCGCGAGCACCACACGCTGGAAGCGAACCTCGAGGCCCCGCAGGAACAGAAAATCGTGCGCGCCCTGGGTGGCAAGAGCAAGATTTTTGAACAGGCGGTAGACAACCGGCTCGACTTCGCCGAGGATTCCAGCGACAGCCTGTTTGCAAACTCGCAGGGTTCCGTTACCCGCACGCCCCGGCAGATACTGCCGCAATTCGATTTCGATTCCTGGAAGGACTACTCGCGCATACTGCCCGCGATGCTGCCCAACTACCCCAAGTTCTGCCCCGCCGGGAACTTCCGCAAGAGCTTTACCGACGAGCTGGAAGGCTGCCGCAAATTCTTCGCGAACTACGAGAACTTCGACCAGTTCCTGGAGCACTACCGCGTAAACAACTCCAAGACGTTTATCGCCGAGAACGAGGCCCTGCGCATCTACCACAAGAACGGCTGGCGCTGGCATTTCGACCACCTGAACGAAGGCGGGAACGTCATCGAGACGGGCCTCAGCGTGCCCCAGGTGATGGGAGCCGTGAGCTGGCTCGGGGGCCGCAACCTCTCCTGGCACCACTACACGGCATGCTACCTGTTCCTGCTACTGAAGGTGGCGTTCCACCTGGTACGCACTGGCGCCATCTACCCGCAGGTTTTCTGGACGCACAAGGATGTCGCGCAGGTGCGCTGGCTCCCCGCCGAAATGCTGCCCGATATCCTCGGGATTGTCGCGGACCTCGAGGCGGCCGCCCCGCAAAAGTTCGCGTTCACCGCCCGCGAAGAGGAATTCGTGGAAATGGCGGAACCCGCAGAACAGGTGCTCTCGCTGTTCATTTCACAGCTGCTGCGGTTCGCGCACACGTACAAGCCCGCGCTCAAGACAAACCACGGGAACCTGCTATCGTTCTTCTTCACGTGCGTCTCGGGCAGGCTCGCAGGCAACATGCTCTCCGTACCGGCGGGCATCCAGAAGTGGTTTTCCGTCTATTCGAGCCTAGACTTCCGCACGCAACTGCTGTTCAAGTGCTACGAGAGCGGCGAGCAGGTTGCACTCGAAGTTTTCGTCATTGATACAGACAAACTCACACCCCTTTCTACTTTATTCGAAGAGAACGACGCGCGCCTGCTCTCGATTTTGAACATCCTGAACGGCATCGCGGATTCATTCAAGCCGATGGGCACCTACATCGAGAACCGTGCGGCCTCCCCCATCATGATGCAGGGTGCCGTACTGCTCCAGTTTTTACAGGATTGCCTCAAGAAGCTCGAAATTTTCGGCATCAAGACCGAAATTCCGAAGAACCTGATGAACGTGGGCAAGCCCAAGCCCAAGATTCGCCTGCAGGGCAGCATGAGTTTTGGCGCGTTTACCGCGAACGACCTGCTCGATTTTGACTGGGAAGTGGCGATTGGCGACGAGAACGTATCGGCGGAAGAATTCCTGGAACTTGCCGAGAATGCGGATGGGCTATTAAAATACAAGTCGCAGTATGTGGAGGTGAGCGCCGAGGACCTGCAACGCATCCGCGAACAGATTGAAGGCCGCGCGAAAGGCGATAAGGGCGCGAAAGGCCCCGATGCGGGTGCGGAAGGCTCTGCAGACAGCGAAAACGCGGGTAAGGACGGCGCGGGTTCCGCCGCAGGTGATGAAAGCACGGACGGCGAAGACACAGACGGCGAACCGGTCATCACGCAGGCGAAACTCGTGCAGGCGTGCTTCACCGGAGAATGCGACGGCATCCCGGTCGACATGGCGGGCGAATTCAAGCAGCAGTTCGATTCCTGGCGCAGCGAAACCGAAGTCGCCCTCCCCGAGCACCTGAACGCGACCATGCGCCCCTACCAGGTGCGCGGCTACTCGTGGATGTACAAGAACCTCGAAATCGGTTTCGGTTGCATCCTCGCCGACGACATGGGCCTCGGAAAGACCCTCCAGGTCATCGCGTTCCTCCTCAAGATGCACGAAGAAGGCAAGCTCGCCGAGAAGAAGGCTCTCGTGGTGATGCCCGCGGGCCTGCTGTGCAACTGGCAGGTCGAAATCAAGAAATTCGCGCCCGACCTCACGTTCTTCGCCTACCACGGCGGGAGCCGCGACCTCGAGAAATTCCACGCCGACGTGCTGCTCACCACCTACGCCACATTCCGCAAGGACTTTGTCGAACTGAACGAGCGTGAATGGCAGGTAATCGTCATCGACGAAGCGCAGAACATCAAGAACGCCGACAGCGAGCAGAGCAGGCTATTGCGCCGCATGCGCGCGCCCATGAAAATCGCGATGAGCGGCACCCCCGTCGAGAACCGACTCATGGAATTCTGGACCATCATGGATTTTGCGAACCGCGGGTTCTTCCCGAGCGCCGCCGAATTCCGCGAAAAGTTCGAGACGCCCATCCAGAAAATGGGCAACGAGAAGGTGGCAGAAACGTTCCGCAAGATTACGGCACCCTTCATGCTGCGCCGCCTCAAGACCGACAAGAGCATCATCAGCGACTTGCCCGACAAGATTATCCAGGACGAATACGCCGAACTCACCAAGCCGCAGGCGGCACTGTACCAGAAGACGCTCGAGCACTTTATGCAGGAACTCGAGATGGAGCAGGCGCTGAGCGAGAAGGCGAACGACGCGCATGCGCTATTCAAGCGCAAGGGAATCATATTGCAGATGATTCTCGCCTTGAAGCAGATTTGCAACCACCCCGCGACATTCCTGAAGGGATTAGACGAAAGACGAAAGACGAAAGACGAAAGGGACAATGCCGAAAATCGTCATCCTGACGACCATCGGGAGGAAAGATCCAGGGACACAACTCCCCCGCCAATGAGTTCCGGCAAGATGCAGATGCTCCTCGACCTGCTCACCTCCATCCAGGAACAGGGCGAAAAGACGCTCATATTCACGCAGTTCGCCGAAATGGGATTCCTGCTCGAAAAGACCATCACGGAAGAACTCGGGCTCCGCACGCATTTCTACCACGGCGGATGCACGCAGACACAGCGCACCTCCATGATCGAGGACTTCCAGAAAAACCCCGAATGCAAGGTGCTCATCCTCTCGCTCAAGGCGGGCGGAACGGGCCTCAACCTCACCGCCGCATCGCAGGTCATCCATTACGACTTGTGGTGGAACCCCGCCATCGAAGCGCAGGCCACCGACCGCGCATTCCGTATCGGGCAGACACGCAACGTGCAGGTCCACAGGTTCATCACCAAGGGAACGTTCGAAGAAAAAATCAACGCGCTTTTGGAAACCAAGAAGTCCATCGCGAACATGACCGTAAGCGCGGGCGAAACCTGGCTCGCCGACATGGACGACAAGCAGCTCGGCGAAGTCTTCGGGCTCGACAACACCCTCGTATAG
- the rimP gene encoding ribosome maturation factor RimP: protein MANQKLDTLIAEACKAVGVTLVEQDMFRAGKRKTLRLYIDKPEGVTIDDCSSVSRHLSDALDLDPEIIEGAYTLEVSSPGLDRPLKSVADFTRNIGRFLRVTRSTGKPVTGKLKAADEESLTLTLKGNAGDVVVPRSEVLVAKVDVQI, encoded by the coding sequence TTGGCTAACCAGAAACTGGATACGCTTATCGCCGAGGCATGCAAGGCCGTAGGCGTCACGTTGGTGGAACAGGATATGTTCCGTGCGGGCAAGCGCAAGACGCTCCGCCTCTATATCGACAAGCCTGAAGGCGTCACGATAGACGATTGCTCAAGCGTGAGCCGTCACCTTTCCGATGCCCTCGACCTGGACCCGGAGATTATCGAGGGGGCGTACACGCTCGAAGTTTCGTCCCCCGGGTTGGACCGCCCCTTGAAGTCGGTCGCCGATTTTACCCGCAACATCGGTCGCTTTTTGCGGGTCACGCGCAGCACCGGTAAGCCCGTTACGGGCAAGCTCAAGGCTGCAGACGAAGAAAGTTTGACGCTCACCCTCAAGGGTAACGCGGGCGACGTGGTCGTTCCCCGCTCCGAGGTGCTGGTTGCGAAAGTAGATGTACAAATATAA
- the nusA gene encoding transcription termination factor NusA, whose protein sequence is MAKKNEPKVNLVEVLKEVMDAKNMDDSVIEGALKQALISAARKYLHIDKKIEVDIDKETNEIHVFLRVEVVDDYPDYDPNMTAEEVEEMDEGYMLVAEAQEYNEDAQPGDFLEMEVPTTSFGRQAIQTAKQLLTQQIRDAERMKIMNTYKDRIGSMISGEVLRLEGRNVIVSLGKQTEAMIPPREQIGHERLQQGQSVKAVIARVEESAKNGAQVVLSRASGDFLKELFRQEVPEIYEGSVEIKGVAREPGYRAKIAVYSRDEKIDPVGACVGMKGARVQTIVRELGNERIDIVQWNPDIQTFITRALSPANVVMLNEVPGTSRVVVVINDDNLAQAIGKNGQNVKLASQLVERDLDVFGEKEWSEKDADAKAQVLAPRAHELRHSAVSKAESLFANTEKQGEEG, encoded by the coding sequence ATGGCTAAAAAGAACGAACCCAAGGTTAATCTGGTTGAAGTGCTCAAGGAAGTGATGGACGCCAAGAACATGGACGACTCCGTCATCGAGGGCGCACTCAAGCAGGCCCTGATTTCTGCCGCACGCAAGTACCTGCACATCGACAAGAAGATTGAAGTGGATATCGACAAGGAAACGAACGAAATCCACGTGTTCCTCCGCGTCGAAGTGGTGGACGACTATCCGGACTACGACCCGAACATGACCGCCGAGGAAGTCGAGGAGATGGACGAAGGCTACATGCTCGTTGCCGAGGCGCAGGAATACAACGAGGACGCCCAGCCGGGTGACTTCCTTGAAATGGAAGTTCCGACCACCTCCTTCGGTCGCCAGGCCATCCAGACCGCCAAGCAGCTTTTGACCCAGCAGATCCGCGATGCCGAACGCATGAAGATCATGAATACCTACAAGGACCGCATCGGTTCCATGATCAGCGGCGAAGTGCTCCGCCTCGAAGGCCGCAACGTGATTGTTTCCCTGGGCAAGCAGACCGAAGCCATGATTCCGCCTCGCGAACAGATTGGCCACGAACGCCTCCAGCAGGGCCAGTCCGTGAAGGCCGTTATCGCCCGCGTGGAAGAATCCGCGAAGAACGGCGCGCAGGTCGTGCTTTCCCGCGCAAGCGGCGACTTCCTCAAGGAACTCTTCCGCCAGGAAGTTCCGGAGATTTACGAAGGCTCCGTCGAAATCAAGGGCGTTGCTCGCGAACCGGGTTACCGCGCCAAGATTGCCGTGTACTCCCGCGACGAGAAGATCGACCCGGTCGGCGCATGTGTGGGCATGAAGGGTGCCCGCGTGCAGACCATCGTGCGCGAACTTGGCAACGAACGCATCGATATCGTGCAGTGGAATCCGGATATCCAGACCTTCATCACCCGTGCGCTTTCTCCGGCGAACGTCGTGATGCTCAATGAAGTGCCGGGCACTTCCCGCGTGGTGGTGGTCATCAACGACGACAACCTCGCACAGGCGATTGGCAAGAACGGCCAGAACGTGAAGCTTGCCTCCCAGCTCGTGGAACGCGACCTCGACGTGTTCGGCGAAAAGGAATGGTCCGAGAAGGACGCCGATGCTAAGGCCCAGGTCTTGGCTCCGCGTGCTCACGAACTCCGCCACAGTGCTGTAAGCAAGGCAGAATCCCTCTTTGCTAATACAGAAAAACAGGGAGAGGAAGGCTAG
- the ribF gene encoding riboflavin biosynthesis protein RibF — MEKRMPVNEKQKRAVTMGNFDGCHLGHQALFRTLKAVAEVNGWIPTVITFEPHSNYVLRGPGDPLLLTTTEEKREFIESLGLDFLVLPFTPEVARLPFDEFVRKELIEKRGVCSMFFGHDHCFGAGGKGNYETITAAFPELSTQMLSIVLHKGERVSSSAVRNALLNGDVSRAQTYLGRPYRLSGTVVVGKRLGHTIGFPTANLQVEQYKFLPKTGVYVASARLADGRICRAVVNIGVQPSAPGPHQMAIEAYLLDFSEDIYGQHMVLDLMAYLRPEQKFASMEDLVRQIGMDADTAKNYNGNHWAE; from the coding sequence ATGGAAAAGAGAATGCCGGTGAACGAGAAACAGAAAAGAGCCGTGACGATGGGTAATTTTGACGGGTGCCACCTGGGGCACCAGGCGCTTTTCCGCACCCTGAAGGCCGTCGCCGAAGTGAACGGCTGGATTCCGACCGTCATCACCTTCGAACCCCATTCCAACTACGTGCTGCGTGGCCCCGGTGACCCGCTGCTCCTCACCACCACCGAAGAAAAGCGCGAGTTCATCGAGAGCCTCGGGCTCGATTTTCTGGTGCTGCCGTTTACGCCCGAAGTCGCAAGACTCCCGTTTGATGAATTTGTCCGTAAGGAACTCATCGAGAAGCGCGGTGTGTGCTCCATGTTCTTCGGGCACGACCACTGCTTTGGCGCGGGCGGCAAGGGCAACTACGAGACGATTACCGCCGCGTTCCCGGAACTCAGCACGCAGATGCTTTCCATTGTGCTACACAAGGGCGAACGCGTGAGTTCTTCCGCCGTGCGCAACGCGCTATTGAACGGCGACGTTTCCCGCGCGCAGACATACCTCGGGCGACCCTACCGCCTCTCCGGAACCGTAGTCGTGGGCAAGCGCCTCGGGCATACCATCGGGTTCCCGACCGCGAATTTGCAGGTGGAACAGTACAAGTTCCTGCCGAAAACCGGCGTGTACGTGGCGTCCGCGAGGCTTGCGGATGGCCGCATTTGCCGCGCCGTGGTGAATATCGGCGTGCAACCCTCTGCGCCCGGGCCCCACCAGATGGCCATCGAAGCCTACCTTCTCGATTTTAGCGAAGATATCTACGGGCAGCACATGGTGCTTGACCTGATGGCCTATTTGCGCCCGGAACAGAAGTTCGCCAGCATGGAAGACCTTGTGCGTCAAATCGGCATGGACGCCGACACCGCCAAAAACTACAACGGAAACCACTGGGCCGAATAG
- the truB gene encoding tRNA pseudouridine(55) synthase TruB encodes MAPSGFILLDKAAGETSFKALFPLKRVFCTKRVGHAGTLDLRASGLIIAATGRATRLLPYVEAKDKCYTFRLHLGYETDTLEWDGDVVEQGAALTVSRAAIDAVLPQFTGDIDQVPPRYCAVKIDGRRASDWAERGKDFEMKPRRIHIESLKVVGEGGVTEGCSGKEFATFDIECVCSKGTYVRALGRDIARSLGTCGCVSQIRRHRIGKVSVESAVRGEDLTREHLKSVEQVLDFPVVKLDADQMAVIRKGNWIPWREAIEGVEKQQGRGDDCERLVFAADADGNVLSVCRYEPGRICPKIYLGEDE; translated from the coding sequence TTGGCTCCTTCGGGATTCATCCTGCTGGACAAAGCTGCCGGCGAAACATCGTTCAAGGCCCTTTTCCCGTTGAAAAGGGTCTTTTGTACTAAGCGCGTGGGGCATGCCGGGACGCTCGACCTGCGGGCGTCGGGCCTGATTATCGCCGCCACCGGGCGTGCGACGCGCCTGTTGCCTTACGTGGAGGCGAAGGACAAGTGCTACACGTTCCGCCTGCATCTGGGCTACGAGACCGACACCCTCGAATGGGATGGCGATGTGGTGGAGCAAGGTGCCGCGTTGACGGTGAGCCGTGCTGCCATCGATGCGGTTCTCCCGCAGTTCACGGGCGACATCGACCAGGTTCCGCCCCGCTATTGCGCGGTAAAGATTGACGGTCGCCGCGCGAGCGACTGGGCCGAACGCGGGAAGGATTTCGAGATGAAGCCGCGCCGCATTCATATCGAATCGCTTAAGGTTGTGGGCGAGGGCGGCGTTACCGAGGGTTGCTCCGGGAAGGAATTTGCGACGTTCGATATCGAGTGCGTTTGCAGCAAGGGAACCTACGTGCGTGCGCTCGGGCGCGACATTGCGCGCTCTCTCGGGACCTGCGGGTGCGTCTCGCAGATTCGCCGCCACCGCATAGGGAAGGTTTCCGTGGAATCCGCCGTGCGCGGGGAAGACCTGACGCGCGAACACCTCAAGTCCGTGGAGCAGGTGCTCGACTTCCCGGTCGTGAAACTCGATGCAGACCAGATGGCGGTTATCCGCAAGGGCAACTGGATTCCATGGCGCGAAGCCATTGAAGGTGTTGAAAAACAGCAGGGCCGTGGCGACGACTGCGAAAGGCTCGTGTTTGCCGCCGATGCGGATGGCAACGTGCTGAGCGTGTGCCGCTACGAACCGGGCCGCATCTGCCCGAAGATTTATCTAGGGGAAGATGAGTAA
- the rbfA gene encoding 30S ribosome-binding factor RbfA codes for MSRRTDRLGEQFREEIGKLLQKGLKDPRVSSLASITRVTITEDLSYAKILVSVMGTDKEKTDSLIGLNNSAGFIRGVLGKSLKIRKIPELKFVLDENLEHAMHIEEILAELKQKGEL; via the coding sequence ATGAGTCGCAGAACAGACAGACTGGGCGAACAGTTCCGCGAGGAAATCGGAAAGCTTTTGCAGAAAGGCTTGAAGGATCCTCGCGTGAGCAGCCTTGCGAGCATTACCCGCGTGACGATTACCGAGGACCTGAGCTATGCGAAGATTCTCGTGTCCGTCATGGGTACCGACAAGGAAAAGACCGATTCCCTGATTGGCCTCAACAATTCCGCGGGCTTTATCCGCGGCGTGCTGGGCAAGTCGCTCAAGATACGCAAGATTCCCGAACTCAAGTTTGTGCTGGACGAGAACCTGGAACATGCGATGCACATCGAGGAAATCCTCGCCGAGCTGAAGCAGAAAGGGGAACTCTAG
- the infB gene encoding translation initiation factor IF-2 produces MSIEEQIKPVDWAKEHGVKSDFVVKLLRDNGVKVLTQVSKVNASEFEKIEAAVADEKKKQEARTKNLKKNTSSDAESSTEKKKSTTTSTTKDGVKISLKKATTTRKATAKPAAPKAAAKPAAAETPAAEAPAKPAAPAPAAPAAPAVPAEAPKVEPAKSEAPAAPKPAPAPASAAPEAPKPQAPAAEKPAAAPEKPVAAPAPAPAPAAPTMMTANTELKQPPMKAQVFKPDAAILARIAKSQQQQQGGRGPGGNRRPGPGGRGPSNAQGYTGSFGPRSSGPGDNRNGGQRRPGQGGGASSSRGGYTGRNGGFSSGSMQEAFNASASGMGAQNAGKGGNAPGKGQNGRHGNDKNRRGNSRDRQEQQKEQQQEMVRQNVSRVMADLSKKPVKKVYRKEHNDNGSGEEKKILKTSDFITVGELAGLMDQMPARVIAKCMEMGMMVTINARLDFETIQILADEFGYEAQLMEEYEEEALGVEEESQENLKPRHPVVTVMGHVDHGKTSLLDWIRKTHVVSGESGGITQHIGAYEVTTAQGKVTFLDTPGHEAFSAMRARGSQVTDVIVLVVAADSMVMPQTVECIELAKREKVPMVVAITKIDLPTANPDKIRAQLAERGVEVEQWGGTTSCVEVSARTGQGMDQLLETLALEAEVQELKANPDAHARGAVVESKLDVGKGSMATILVQNGTLHVGDPFVCGIYAGRVRAMFNERGEQLKAVPPSSPCQVLGFDGTPQAGDDLIVVDDEKTAREIASKRRMAARERDLRARKTVSLENSFNDKKEGKLSELNLIVKADVGGSAEALAASLEKLTNREVRVNIIRKGVGTITESDILLATTASAIIVSFHLMPSLSIREMAQKEGIEIRNYRVIYDCIEDIKNAVEGLLKPIMREELSGEAEIRQVFKIPKIGLIAGCMVTDGEVDRTSHVRVYRNGVELGTTVVQSLKRMKDDVKSVARGFECGIGLKGYDDIKEGDSLIFFKEVKVARTLEDVAREEAEEKAKKAAEEKDA; encoded by the coding sequence ATGAGTATTGAAGAACAGATTAAACCGGTCGATTGGGCTAAGGAACACGGAGTCAAGAGTGACTTCGTCGTGAAACTGTTGCGCGACAACGGCGTCAAGGTGTTGACGCAGGTGTCGAAGGTGAACGCTTCGGAATTCGAAAAGATCGAAGCGGCCGTCGCCGATGAAAAGAAGAAGCAGGAAGCCCGCACCAAGAACTTGAAGAAGAACACATCTTCCGATGCGGAATCTTCTACCGAAAAGAAGAAGTCGACGACTACGTCGACGACGAAGGACGGCGTGAAGATTAGCCTCAAGAAGGCGACCACGACTAGGAAGGCAACGGCCAAGCCCGCTGCGCCGAAGGCTGCGGCAAAGCCTGCCGCTGCCGAAACGCCCGCTGCCGAAGCCCCGGCAAAGCCGGCTGCTCCCGCACCGGCCGCTCCGGCTGCCCCCGCGGTTCCCGCCGAGGCCCCGAAGGTCGAGCCCGCCAAATCCGAAGCGCCTGCCGCTCCGAAGCCCGCTCCCGCTCCTGCGTCTGCCGCACCTGAGGCTCCGAAGCCGCAGGCCCCGGCTGCCGAAAAACCCGCTGCTGCTCCCGAAAAGCCTGTTGCAGCTCCGGCTCCGGCACCCGCACCGGCAGCGCCGACGATGATGACGGCGAATACTGAACTCAAGCAGCCCCCGATGAAGGCCCAGGTCTTCAAGCCCGATGCCGCAATCCTCGCACGTATCGCGAAGAGCCAGCAGCAACAGCAGGGCGGCCGCGGTCCGGGTGGCAACCGTCGCCCCGGCCCCGGTGGACGTGGCCCGAGCAATGCCCAGGGTTACACCGGTTCGTTCGGCCCGCGTAGCAGCGGCCCGGGCGATAACCGTAACGGTGGCCAGCGCAGGCCCGGTCAGGGTGGTGGCGCAAGCAGTTCCCGCGGCGGCTACACCGGCCGTAACGGCGGGTTCTCCAGCGGCTCCATGCAGGAGGCGTTCAACGCGAGCGCATCCGGGATGGGCGCGCAGAATGCCGGCAAGGGCGGTAACGCTCCGGGCAAGGGCCAGAATGGCCGTCACGGCAACGACAAGAACCGCCGTGGCAACAGCCGTGACCGCCAGGAACAGCAGAAAGAACAGCAGCAGGAAATGGTACGCCAGAACGTCTCGCGCGTGATGGCCGACCTTTCCAAGAAGCCTGTCAAGAAGGTTTACCGCAAGGAACACAACGACAACGGTTCCGGCGAAGAGAAGAAGATTCTCAAGACCTCCGACTTCATTACCGTGGGCGAACTCGCCGGCCTTATGGACCAGATGCCCGCCCGCGTGATTGCGAAGTGCATGGAGATGGGCATGATGGTGACCATCAACGCCCGCCTCGATTTCGAGACCATCCAGATTCTTGCAGACGAGTTCGGCTACGAGGCTCAGCTCATGGAAGAATACGAAGAGGAAGCTCTCGGCGTGGAAGAGGAATCCCAGGAAAACCTGAAGCCGCGCCATCCGGTGGTGACCGTGATGGGCCACGTGGACCACGGTAAGACTTCTCTCCTCGACTGGATCCGCAAGACCCACGTGGTTTCTGGCGAATCGGGTGGCATTACCCAGCACATCGGTGCATACGAAGTAACGACGGCACAGGGCAAGGTGACCTTCCTCGATACTCCGGGTCACGAGGCGTTCAGCGCCATGCGTGCCCGTGGTTCTCAGGTGACTGACGTGATCGTGCTCGTTGTGGCTGCCGACTCCATGGTGATGCCCCAGACGGTTGAATGTATTGAACTTGCAAAGCGCGAGAAGGTCCCGATGGTTGTCGCCATCACGAAGATTGACCTTCCGACGGCGAACCCCGACAAGATCCGCGCCCAGCTCGCCGAACGCGGCGTGGAAGTGGAACAGTGGGGCGGTACCACGAGCTGTGTGGAAGTCTCTGCCCGTACGGGCCAGGGCATGGACCAGCTCCTGGAAACGCTCGCTCTCGAAGCCGAAGTTCAGGAACTCAAGGCGAACCCGGACGCTCACGCCCGTGGCGCTGTCGTGGAATCCAAGCTCGATGTGGGCAAGGGCTCCATGGCTACGATCCTCGTGCAGAACGGTACGCTCCATGTAGGTGACCCGTTCGTGTGTGGTATCTACGCCGGTCGCGTGCGCGCCATGTTCAACGAACGTGGCGAGCAGCTCAAGGCCGTGCCGCCTTCCAGCCCGTGCCAGGTGCTCGGTTTCGACGGTACGCCGCAGGCCGGTGACGACCTCATCGTGGTCGACGACGAAAAGACGGCACGTGAGATCGCGAGCAAGCGCCGCATGGCGGCCCGCGAACGCGACCTGCGCGCCCGCAAGACTGTTTCTCTCGAGAACTCCTTCAACGACAAGAAGGAAGGCAAGCTCTCCGAACTCAACCTCATCGTCAAGGCCGACGTGGGTGGTTCTGCCGAAGCTCTTGCCGCATCCCTCGAAAAACTTACCAACAGGGAAGTGCGCGTCAACATCATCCGCAAGGGTGTGGGAACCATTACGGAATCCGATATCCTGCTTGCGACGACCGCATCTGCCATCATCGTCTCGTTCCACCTGATGCCCTCGCTCTCTATCCGCGAGATGGCGCAGAAGGAAGGTATCGAAATCCGCAACTACCGCGTGATTTACGACTGCATCGAGGATATCAAGAACGCCGTGGAAGGCCTCCTCAAGCCGATTATGCGCGAGGAACTTTCGGGCGAAGCCGAAATTCGCCAGGTGTTCAAGATTCCGAAGATCGGCCTCATCGCCGGCTGTATGGTTACCGACGGCGAAGTGGACCGCACCTCTCACGTTCGCGTGTACCGCAACGGCGTGGAACTCGGTACGACCGTGGTCCAGTCGCTCAAGCGCATGAAGGACGACGTCAAGTCTGTCGCTCGTGGCTTCGAGTGCGGTATCGGCCTCAAGGGCTACGACGATATCAAGGAAGGCGACAGCCTCATCTTCTTCAAGGAAGTCAAGGTTGCTCGTACGCTTGAAGACGTCGCCCGCGAAGAAGCCGAAGAGAAGGCCAAGAAGGCTGCCGAGGAAAAGGACGCCTAA